In Brassica napus cultivar Da-Ae chromosome A3, Da-Ae, whole genome shotgun sequence, the sequence AGTACATTAAGTTCTTGGTATAATCTTAACTCAGTTCTCATTTCTCACTCATCAGATGGTTCTGAAAAAGCAGAGTCCTAATGGGATATAAACGGAAGTTGATAGTCCATATAAGTATTTGCTTTTATGTTggagtgaattttttttctttacactAAGCATTTACTCCAGAGATTTTACATGTACTTTGGTGAGTTACCAACTGCGAGGTAATCTCCATCTCTAAGAGAAGGCTAGAGAGTTTGACATAGTTACATGTTTTATATACACTAATGAAGGAAGGAGACTGGATGTTTCATTTTActcaagagagaagagaagtcATCCATATGCCAACTGTAACTATACCCACAGTGGCTGCGGCCTGAACAAGTTCAACCACCATGTTTTGTCGCTGCACCGGGAGCTTCTTCCACTCTGTTCTTCTGTTTTCATCGAAATCAAGACACGTCAAGAGTCTATGAATTGGATACTTGAATAAGTTACGAATTTGAATACCTACCCTAGATCAGCTATGATGATGCTGATGTTGTCCTCTGATCTCCGGTCCTGAAATTATGAGAGGGATGTCAGTTGCGGAATCCTGATTAAAGAAAGCTTGAGAGGAGGGGTTTTCGTTATTTTACCAAAGCAACTTGTGCAAGAGCTTCACAAGCAAGCTGTTACAAAGGAACATTTAAAAAGACTAGCTCAGACTCAAAACCATGTCTATATGTCTTGTGGAATATAAGGAGATGAATCAAAAGAAAAGCTTGCCTGGACATTTCCATGTTCTCGGAGCTGTTCCCTTACAAAACTAACCACATCTTTGCTGCATCAGCAAAACATTTTATCACTGTCAGCTATTTACTTCTTCCTAATAAAAGCATTGAggaaggagtcaaaagaaaaaaagaaacctcTTCATGTAGTCCCACAGTCCATCAGAAGCTAAAATAATAAACTCCACATCTGATGTAAGAGGCACTTGGTAGATATCCGGAGTTGCGACAACCATGTCCCCTTTAAACTCGATTCTGCAACATTCTATCAAATCAGGACAGAGATCCTTaaagagatttgaaaaaaaaaactagaagcAGCGTTCTGAATAGTTCAGTACCTCGAGACAAACTTCTCGGACCATCTTCCTTCATCGACACCCTTCTTCAACATCCTGGGTTCATGAACTATATATAGTGAGCAATGAGGTAGCATCTAGAAAAGAAGAGCAAGTGTAAGAAAAGAGACAGATCCTAACTCATGCTTCTTTGTCTTGAACCGGATGTCACCAAAAGCACGAGATACAGCTATGTCTCCACAAATCCTTCCATTGACAATCTGAGTAAAGAAATCAGTTCTTAGCCAAATCCGGAGTTACACACAAGCAAGTGATATTTGAGAACATAGAAAAAAGATTGAAGAAGACACACCCATCCACCTGCATCTTTGATCCTCTTCATTTCCTGAACCGCTGCCTTACTGCTTCCATATGGACGATGAGAATCAGTCAACTCCTCGATTTGTCCAGATCGAGATAAGACCTATTCCAAACCATTAaccacatgaaaaaaaaaactacaacgATTCACTGACCAAACGTCCACAACTTGTAAACCAAGAAGACTTACAGCGCAAGAATCCCCAATATGTGCAAAGTAGGAAACATCATTTCTAATGAGCATCACAGTAGCCGTTGAACCAGACTCATCTTCTTCACCTTTTGTTTCTAGCCTAAATCCAAAACCATATACATAAAAAAGTATTCAACTTTACTTCACCCAAACCACCCAAAATCAAAATTCAATCAAACCCTTAAACGAAAGTTTCACCATTTAAGCAAACTCTGATCCACACTCTCAAAGGCCTTGACCAAAGCTCCCTTGATCGCACCAAAGTCACCACCTTTCAACAAAGATCCAACTTGCAACGCCTCAACACATCCCTTGTACAGCTCCTCCCTATTAAAAAAccatcatcaccatcaccacCACTAACACACTTCAAAAACTGATCTTGCATGAAGTACCTGAGGAACTTAACAGAGGAGGATCCAGCGTGGCCGTCGAAAACCGCGGCGAAGGAGAAGCTGTCGAGCGCTTCCGAGCGGATGACGATGTCGTCCTCCATCTCCTCCCTGAACCCTTGAACGCTCGTGTACCCCCATCGGATAGGCGTCACGCCGGCGAGAGACGACGGAGCGTCGATCGCAATCGCGGAGCAACGGTGACGACGACGACGACCATAGGTGGGGTAGACGACAAGTCCACCGCCAGCGTCGGCGGTTGATTTAGTATGAGGGGCTGATTGGTGGAGAGCGTTGGAGTGGAAGCGATGAAGGTGAGGCCTGAGAAGCGCCATGACTCGGTGAGTCAGGCAAGAGCGAGTTAACTCGGAGGGGAAGAGAAAATGGTAAAAGAGTGGCAGTGGATTCTCCTTAGTATCTCTGAAGATAAGAGAATCAACTAAGGCGTCTTAACTGACTTAACGGTCCACTTTTCCATAATGGGCTTTGATTAATGGATATGGGCCCGAAAGTGGGATTAATCAATTTTGAGTTTGACCATTAATCAAActcgacaacttttttttttgttttctgttttctcTCCGATTCGCTGGCATTTGAACTTTGATCAGATGTCCAATCTTCCACGTACAGCTCAAGTGAGGGAAAACAGCCATAATCTAACCTGAAATATAACAATATGTTCAATTTATACCTGATATATGGTGTTATTGACATCATTATATTTCAAACAGTTTTTAGTTCTCTATCGAATCTGTGTAggttttttatatattcctttCAGGTTTGGAGTAGGTTGCAGAGTCGGAGAGGAAGGCATGAAGAAAATATGTCATATTTAGAGGATTTTCCGCGGAACAGCCAGACGGAGCAGTTGGACGATTGTTTCCCTCAAAGAACAGTCGGAACGATTGTTTCCGACATTTAAATAAACACCAAGTTAATTTGGGAGTTTACCCTAGCCGTCCTCCTTCTCCTCTAATCTAATGGCACCTCCATATAAAAGTGCAtgtatgattattttattatgtaCACTAATTTTTAGCAAGAAACCTATACTTCTTTTTGGCGATTTGCGACTTGTAAGGGAGACGGCTCCACCTCTCATCTAGAGAAGATCATCATAAACCCtcttatttcaatttttttatttatatgcaaTATTAGTCAGAAATCATGTCTTTGGTATCTTGtgttatgtctgagtagtcggCTAGCTTGTCTAGGATTCTTGGGTGTTGATCCCATGAGCTAAACATAGATAAAGCAATTCATTATGTTATTCATTCATATCAATTTTTACTGCTTGCACTAATCTGATCATTCAATGTTTGAACCTAGGTCTAATCAACTGGCTAGCCGCGTAGAAGATGACTCGATACTGTATGAATGagaatcagcgaaagtagatattagggtgtttaGTGAAATTATCGGACTTTATCTCTAACGCTTGCCCTTGATCTTGCTCCAagcgagagtttaggtatcaagattgAGTGGCATATGGGGCAGTTCCACGTCAGTGTGATGTTCTACATGAGTGATCTGAGTTCTAGATTATGTTTAATCGTGCTTGGATAATTGTTTGGCGCAGTATTGACACCCGATGAAATAACCCCAGACTGTCTTCTTGTAAAATTTTCATTCTTTAATCaatcttgttacttgtttcttACGAAACCATAAATTCAAACCCCAAATCTTGTCTTAGCTTAGCGTTGAACCAATAAGATAAAGTGTAAACTGGTCCCCTGAATTGAATCTAAACATACAACaacactgttaacttgacagtaacAAGGTttatttttagtgtatcaataCCTAATTTATATGGCAgtgaaaattcaatttttatacATAACCTATTCATTTTATGCAAAAATCTATTATTACCGATAAACTAAAAATGTTCAGTTTAACAATATGTTCAATTTTTATACCCTCAAACATTCATATACAtctatatttatctataaaaatttagtaacagttttttttttactattctaattcaaaataatatatattcatccATAAAGTTTAGATACATGTCTTATGCCGCATGTCATTCATTCATATATACAAATGTTCTGATCTATTTTGATAACTCTGCAACTACGGATCTTTAAAAAGCATGTTAGGACCATTGTTTGCTTTAGGAACAAGTTGAAAGAGATTCTCTTCAAGTGGATCCAACTAAGTGTGGACTACCTAGGTTTAAAGCATAAATAAGATTTTTGCTCCATGTTTAATATCATTTCACCCATTTGGTATTGCAATTGATATAGCGGTGAGCTTAGTCATGCGCATCTTTAACTTAATGTAAGCGTCAAACATTTTGATCAATTACTCAAAAAATGGTTATCTATATGTTATATGTGTTTAATCATTTTGTGTGAATAACAAAGAACACCAAAAACTATGCaactattttttaatgttttcttaaCAAAAAACATCCACTAAGTGACAAAATTAAACTGCTTGAAATGGGTAATTTGTATTGCAAAGATGCTATTCATTGTATTGCCTATGATTGTGGTgaatgggtttagggttttgccATGAAGATAGACATCTCCAAAGCATTTGATTCAGTTCAGTGGTCGTTTCTGATTAACACTCTGAAAGCAATGGGGCTCCCGGAGAAGTTTATACATTGGATAACATTATGCATCTCAACTGCTTCATTCTCGGTGCAAATAAATGAAGAGCTTGCAGGTTATTTTCAGAGTACAAGAGGGTTGAGACAGGGATGTTCTTTGTCACTGTATCTCTTTGTGATCAGTATGAATGTCTTATCGAAAATGATAGACGAAACAGCTCGTAAGGAGAAGATTGGATACCATCCAAGATGTAAGAACATCTACCTTACTCATTTATGCTTTGCAGACGATCTGATGGTATTCTCTGATGGGTCAAAGAGATCAGTGGAGGGTGTTTTGCAAGTTCTGAGGAGTTTGATAAGATGACGGGGTTAAAGATAAGTCTGGAGAAATCTACGTTGTTTATGGCGGGCATCTCAAGTCAGAACCAAGAAGATATTCTGCATCAGTTTCCATTTGAGACTGGTTCTCTTCTGGTACGTTATCTTGGGCTTCCTCTGTTGACAAAGAGTATGACAGTATTGGATTTTCTTCCTCTTATCGAGATAATCAGAAAAAGGATCAACTCTTGGACGaacatatttttatcatatgcAGGAAGACTGCAATTGATAAACTCTGTGATTACTAGTCTCTCAAATTTCTGGATGGTGGCTTTTAGACTCCCTAACGCTTGTATTAAGGAAGTTGAAAAACTCTGTTATGCGTTTCTTTGGTCTGGACCAGAAATAAATGGGAAGAAAGCTAGAGTTTCTtgggcagatgtgtgtagacCTAAGCAAGATGGCGGACTGGGAGTGAGAAGATTAAAAGAAGTGAATCTTGTTTGCAGTCTAAAGCTGATATGGAGAATGCTCTCAGCAGATACTCTCTGGGTTAAGTGGATAAAGGCTTACTTAATCAGGAAGGCATCATTGTGGTCAATTAAAGAAACAACACAAGCAGGCTCTTGGATGTGGAAGAAGATCCTAAAGTGCAGAGAAGTGGCAAAACAGTTATACAGAGTGGAAGTAAAGAATGGTAAGAAGGCTTCGTTTTGGTATGAGTCCTGGTCACCATTGGGTTGTTTGAAAGATCTTCTAAGTGATAGAGGTTATATTGACTTGGGAATCTCCATAAATGCAAAAGTAGAAGAGTGTAGCAGACATAGAAGAAGGCATCACCGGTTTCCAATTTTTAATCGAGTGGAAGCAGAGATAGAAAGCTACAAAGCCAATCTAATACAAGAGAAAGATGTCTCATTATGGAAAAATGGAAAAAGAGTCTATAGAAACTCTTTCTCAGCAAAGGAGACTTGGCAAGTTATAAGAGTGAAGCATCAGAGCTGCTACTGGCATAAGATGGTTTGGTTTAAGTATGCAACGCCAAAATTCTCCTTTGTTCTATGGACTGCAATGCATGAAAGGCTCCCAACTGGTGAAAGAATGAGTAGATGGAGCGGCAGTGTTAATACAGCTTGTATTCTTTGCCAAAATCCACATGAGACATTGACTCATTTATTCTTTGAATGCTCATACTCTTCTCAGCTATGGGAGACTTTGATGAAAGGAGTTATGGGTAGTCAATACACTTCGAACTTGAGAAGCATAATTAGATTGGCTTTGGATCACTCTGAGGGGAAGATCAAACTGTTCACTGTGAGATATGTTCTTCAAACAGCAGTACACACTATTTGGAGagaaagaaacagaagaagacATGGGGAGGCTCCCTCGCCAGTGTGTTTGCTCATCAAAATGATTGATAAAAACATGAGGAACAAATTCCCCATTATAAGGAAGAAAGGAGATAAAGAGTATGAAGGAGGAATGAGCTATTGGTTCAGCACAAGATAAAGTTtatagaaagaagaagatagaaTTTTATTTTGCAATTTAGAAAAGTTACACTTGATGTAAAgcaaataattttttctttcgaATTAAATGttaacattcaattcaaaaaaaaaaaagaatggggTCACATGTACTTTGTGTCTGGGAATGATGTCAAACATATCAAGGTTTGGTCTACAAGCACTTGGGAATGCAATAGTCTCCTCAAACATTTTCAATGCATTTCTCTATTTCTCTAAACAAACTATTGCATCTAGAAACACTTCAAAGGGAGTTGTCTCAAACAAACATGAAATTGATTGTTATGTGGACGGATCGTATATATCTAGTCAACATGGTAAACCCACATATTCAACATGTGATTATGGATATGGTGATCTTATAACTAGCATGGTAAAGCATTTTTCCTCGATTATCTACACATCATTGTTGCAAGTAAGAGAGATGCAATAAAAATAAGTTTGGTCTAAtacaaaatcataattttattggttatcgttctaattaattaatattttgtcaTATTAGATAAACAAAATTGTGAAAAATGAGCTTCAAATAGAGCAAGAAATCGTTTGGAATGGTGATGAAAAGTaagtcaaataatatatattctaattacCTGAATAGTTGTAAATATTGATTACTTTTTGACTAAAACTTTGATATTATCACTTGCTTAATATTTTCCCGAAGTAATACCACAAACTTTTAATGTGGAAGTAAAGACTCAATTATAAGTTCAACTACAACTTCATCTAGAGGATGTATCatacagattttgagaaatagtTTTGTTAAGCTATGATGATAGCCTCTTTTTCAAAAAGGTATGACTATTCATTTAACATGTTATTTAGAGGAGAACTACAACTTAAACCGTGTAAAATTTCTGTTTAGGTGATCCATTTTGTGCACTAATGATGCTCTTATTGCACTaatgataattttctttttaggtGATCTAATTACCtggataatttttaaaaatattatagtaattcTAAGAAATTTAGTTTGAGAGCTTGTGCGCTAATGATGCTCTTAATGACAATGAATTCTCCTTAATATCTGAAGATAAGAGAATCAAGGAGGGGTTCTTAAGTGGGCTTATTGGTTCTAGTAATCTAATGAATTTATAGATCCTCCTTAAATTCACAAGTGGGTTTGTGAATTATTCATAtgtatttcaaaatcaaaataagtgAATTGTTACAAATCAATCAAATGGATTTATAACTAAACCTAAATAAGTATCTAATAGAAGTTTATGAGAGAAGATGCTTGGATCCGGAGAAGTTGTTATAAGTTATTAGCAGGTTAGGCATTGAGTTAGCACTGAATTGGCTAGGTTTTCTCGGTTATTTTTCCTAAAGCTATCATGAATATGAGATCTTGGCAAAGTATAATTTAACATCTGGTCGAAATgctgaataaataaatatctatatgaGACATTGACAAGTTAAAAAGTTGTCATGCATGTGTTTATTATAGTTTTTCTTTGCTATAATAAAAGAAGTTGAAAAGTTGTTATGCACTTGTCTAAACTCAAAAAGTTGAAAAAGCAATAATACAAatccaataaaaataataaggtTTAATTCAATATTTGCTACTTGTATTTTTATCTTAAACACACTTAAAATCTTTTCAAATCCATAAACAAATCCTTGCTAttgaataacatatgattttaaaatctgtTTAAAACATAGAACCAATAATATGGATTTTAGATTCATAGAACCAATAATACTGAATTTGAATTAGGTTTAACGGTTGAAATGGACTTTTCAAAGGTCCAGTAAatagattcatcctctagatgtatcctatgcatgcataaaGAAGGTGATATCCCTCAActtgaaagatgttgttaagaaagagattctaaaACTCCTAGATGCAGGTGTAATCTATCCTATTTCAGATAGCAAATGAGTGTCTTCTGTGCATGTTGTCCCAAAGaaaggttgaaaggtgtggttccCAACGGAGTCTTGTAAGTTGTCCTATAAGTCCAAACTACATCATCTGGTTTGATAGACCAATCCTTCTTTGTAGTTCCTACAGTTTTCTCCAAAATAGACTTGATTTCTCTGTTGGagatctcaacttgaccacttgtttgaggATGGTAAGGGGTTGCAACCTTATGCTTCACAcaattcttcttgagaagattctcaaacagcttgttgatgaaatgagatcttccatcactgatcacaactcttggaactccaaatcttggaaagatagtgttcttgaacatcttgatcacCACTCTAGAATCATTGGTGGGACTTGCTATGGCTTCTTCCCACGCTACATAGTGATGTACTCTACCACCTGATAAAGAGATATGAATGCAATATGGCTCTTAAAGATATTaaattcctaatctatatgatcattatgtGCAAAATGGAGacttaaaacaatgcaaatatgcaagatatcaacggTTCACTTTATAATAAAGGCATCCACAACCGTGTTACTCATGGCTCGATAATCTAGGtatgttttttatattattttattatttttattttttcagttaaaaaagaaaaggggCCAATCGAGGATTCCCACGCGATGACGGGACGCGTGCACAGTAACGAGCCCGGCAGCGAAATGGTCATTATCTACGGACTGAAAAACACAATTATGACACAaattcctaatttttttatccccatatattataaaaataatttgttgcTAAGGATCTTTTTTTGTAAAGATCAGCGTTGCAGTTGTTCTAATGGGCTTTTGATTAACGGATCTGGGTCCGCAAGTGGAATTAATCAGCTTTAAGTTTGACCATTGACTAATTTTACCCGCCAACAAATCATCCAACGTGGCATTCTCTACCGAACCAAACGGCCGTCTCTCTCCTTTACACAACAAAACTCAAGAAAaagtcttcttttctttttttctctgatTCGTTCGTATTTGAACCCGATCATCCTTAAAACAATGTATATATGAAATTCAGTACTCAAAACATGTgaaatgaaaaatgtttttttttgagaaagaaatgaaaaatgttcaaaccaaataaaactaaagtctCATAGATATGATTTTTTTCATGCATAATCTTTGTGCCAAGAACACCAACTGACATGGCATATTTCAATAGAAATGATAGTATgtattttatagataaaaataatttgcatcttattttaattgaatacaatgattttaatgtaaaaaaacttACGGTCTATTGAATTTAGAGTTGGGCTACAATGGAGTTGCTCTTACTTtgcttaatatatatacatgtttggTTATGTTCGAATATTCCTTCGGATTCAATATTACTTGTTCGGGCCCAAGTATCCAATCTTTTCTGGCTTAATATTCGTTCAGATATTTTCATAGTTTAGTTCagttttggtttaaattttttagtcAGGGTTAGGATTTCGGATACGCGTAAAATATCCATTCTTATAAGTTATAagtctataaaaaaaatttaactgatTAGAGCTTCGCAATTTTCTTCTGCTATACTGTCTCAAACACATGAAGCACAAATTGAAATCAAGCCATCTTAACTTCCTAtggtatttatattattaaaactgaagtacatttgagatttgtttggaaacatagatattatttaaaaaaaattatggtctgttagaaataaaaaaaaatcgatttgtaaTCACTATTTCATCAAATATATTCAGTTACCATAACTCAAATACACGTAACAAATCATACTTTTAAATATGGAAACAATAAAAGAATAACTAATAAATAGATTTTGACAAATATATGATACATCTGCaatgtaaattaataaaaaaaatattgaacacttaaaatggaaaacaaatataaatttataaaacaaacaaattaataCCGCAATTAAGaatattatataattgcaaTACAATTGCACTACGAAGTGGTGAgacatctaaaatatttaatattcacatgaaagctataaaatattatgattaaGTGTATCTTTGAATAGAAAAGTACTATGGTTTCTTTCTTTAGGTGTTTCAGAAATGAGttttgaaaacaattttacaGTTTTGTTAAATATCTTTATGATCGAAAAATTACTATCTAAAATTACATTGTTATTAAATTTCGAATACTTtatgtaattaaattaatattaaatttttcaacaGAGATATAGAAACcactatattttgaaaaaaaaaatcacatttttaaaaattgtatctcTTCAATCATAGGAACCACCATATTTgaaatctatataaaataatatattttctaaaggttcgattttgatttttcggttttaaatatatagGAACCACTTAGTTATTTGTGAATATCAAtttagttttgagtttttttgcTTCGGTTTTGATTCATTGTTGGTTCTCGGTTTATAGTTC encodes:
- the LOC106440969 gene encoding protein phosphatase 2C 57, which produces MALLRPHLHRFHSNALHQSAPHTKSTADAGGGLVVYPTYGRRRRHRCSAIAIDAPSSLAGVTPIRWGYTSVQGFREEMEDDIVIRSEALDSFSFAAVFDGHAGSSSVKFLREELYKGCVEALQVGSLLKGGDFGAIKGALVKAFESVDQSLLKWLETKGEEDESGSTATVMLIRNDVSYFAHIGDSCAVLSRSGQIEELTDSHRPYGSSKAAVQEMKRIKDAGGWIVNGRICGDIAVSRAFGDIRFKTKKHEMLKKGVDEGRWSEKFVSRIEFKGDMVVATPDIYQVPLTSDVEFIILASDGLWDYMKSKDVVSFVREQLREHGNVQLACEALAQVALDRRSEDNISIIIADLGRTEWKKLPVQRQNMVVELVQAAATVGIVTVGIWMTSLLS